In the genome of Hydractinia symbiolongicarpus strain clone_291-10 chromosome 5, HSymV2.1, whole genome shotgun sequence, one region contains:
- the LOC130645059 gene encoding octopamine receptor Oamb-like, with the protein MEDHNQSLNSANNATKHEIIVYEIIYLSVLEIFILVGNVLVILAFVTGPRTIRTYTNYFVVNLAVSDLMVGSLSVPCWILYKLDKAEFNKYASALDMICGTASIFSLAAISVERMFAVKYPTRHLHISSKTVYTSIIITWALGFMLGTISLNLPETGEQSLDTHSTTAFFIIEFVLPLIIIIVSYIVLFFAAFNLSKADNQSKSISREINIAKTISVIISLFIICWAPFFALNLLVAYCQTCMNSDTHIVIDVAKALHYSNSMMNFFVYAVRSPAFRAAFKSLLCRCNSIKMKLGLGAITLSSHYKRTSTNNNVTKVRNSRARNQKNQPQDIIMLRKGMNRKKNEKPDLQLLSVV; encoded by the exons ATGGAAGATCATAATCAAAGTCTAAATAGCGCTAACAACGCTACAAAACATGAAATTATTGTTTATGAAATTATTTATCTGTCTGTATTGGAGATTTTTATCTTAGTTGGAAATGTTCTCGTTATATTGGCGTTTGTTACAGGACCAAGAACTATACGTACATATACGAAttattttgttgtaaatttGGCTGTGTCTGACCTCATGGTTGGAAGTTTGTCTGTCCCATGTTGGATACTGTACAAATTAG ATAAAGCGGAGTTTAACAAATACGCCAGTGCTTTGGATATGATTTGTGGAACAGCTTCCATTTTCTCACTAGCAGCTATAAGCGTGGAGAGAATGTTTGCAGTTAAATATCCAACTCGTCATTTACACATATCAAGTAAAACTGTTTATACCAGCATCATAATAACTTGGGCATTGGGGTTTATGTTAGGAACTATTAGCCTCAACTTGCCAGAAACAGGAGAGCAAAGCCTTGATACACACTCCACCACAGCTTTTTTTATCATCGAATTCGTTTTACCACTAATTATCATTATAGTGTCGTACATCGTGCTTTTTTTTGCAGCTTTTAATTTATCCAAAGCAGACAATCAAAGTAAAAGCATATCACGAGAGATCAATATTGCAAAAACAATATCTGTTATCATTAGTTTGTTTATAATATGCTGGGCGCCATTTTTCGCTTTAAATCTTTTAGTTGCATACTGTCAAACATGCATGAACAGCGATACTCACATTGTAATTGATGTTGCCAAGGCTTTACACTACAGCAACAGCAtgatgaatttttttgtttacgcaGTACGGAGTCCTGCTTTTCGAGCAGCCTTCAAGTCTCTCTTATGCAGGTGTAACAGCATAAAAATGAAACTTGGATTAGGCGCCATAACGTTATCTTCACATTATAAAAGAACGTCTACCAACAATAATGTAACTAAGGTGCGTAATAGCAGagcaagaaatcaaaaaaatcagCCACAAGACATAATCATGCTAAGAAAAGGTATGAacaggaaaaaaaatgaaaaacctgATTTACAACTTCTTTCAGTTGTTTAA